The segment AACAGCAACTTTTCGCTCCATCTCCGGTGTTTTCTTTGTATCTTCGTAGTCCGTTCAGGCGGGTTTTGGAAGGAGTTCCCATTCCCTTCTATCTCTTACTTTTTACTCTTAATTACCGCTTCCGTGCCAGATTTTTCCCACCTCCATACCCATACCCAATACTCGTTGCTTGACGGGGCCGCCAGCATTAGCGGGCTTATGAAAAAAGCCTCTGCCGATGGCATGAAAGCCGTTGCCATGACGGACCACGGCAATATGTTTGGGGCGTTCAACTTTGTGGCCGAGGCCAACAAGTACAACGTGAAACCCATTGTGGGCTGTGAGTTCTATCTGGTAAACGACCGCCATCAGAAATCCTTTAGTAAGGAGCAGAAAGACGTGCGCCACCATCAGTTATTGCTGGCTAAAGACCAGGAAGGCTACCAGAACCTGGCCAAGCTCTGCTCCTACTCCTACATTGACGGCTTGTACAGCAAGTGGCCGCGCATTGACAAGGAATTGCTGATGAAGTATTCCAAAGGCCTCATTGCCACCTCTTGCTGCATTGGTGCGGAGCTGCCGCAGGCGATTCTTTGGAAGGGCGAGGAAGAAGCGGAGAAACTGCTGCAATGGTGGCTGGATTTGTTTGGCGAGGACTTCTACATTGAGATCCAGCGCCACGGCCTTATGAACATTGACGGCACCGGCAAAAGCCAGGAAGACGTGAACCAGGTGCTGCTCAAATGGGCCATCAAGTACAATGTGAAGGTGATCTGCACCAACGACTCTCACTACGTGGAGCAAACCGACTGGAATGCGCATGACATTCTGCTATGCGTGAACACCGGTGAGCAGGAAAGTGTACCCGTAGGTGATTTCCAGACGCAGTACTTCCGGTTGATGTCGGGTAGCGGCGAGGTGATTTATGACACACTGTCTAACATCCGGAACACGTACGGCCACGACGAGAACGTGCGCCGCATGCTCTACCGTATTGAGGAAGAGCAGCAGAAACCGCGCCCGCAGGACCGTTTCGGATTCCCGAACGACCAGTTCTATTTCAAGTCGCAGGCCGAGATGAACCAATTGTTCGCTGACGTGCCATTTGCCATAGACAACACGAACGAGATCGTGGACAAGATCACGCCGCCCAAGTTGCAGCGCGATATCCTGTTGCCCAACTTCCCGCTGCCCCCGGAGCACCCCACCGCCGACTTGTTTTTGCGCCACCTCACCTTTGAAGGTGCCAAGAAACGCTATACAGATATTACCCCTGAGGTAGAAGAACGCCTGAACTATGAATTGGGCATCATTGAAACCATGGGCTTTGCGGGATATTTCCTTATTACCCAGGATTTCATCAATAAAGGCCGTAGCATGGGCGTAGCTGTGGGTCCGGGCCGTGGTTCGGCGGCAGGTTCTGCCGTGGCCTACTGCGTGGGGATCACGAACATTGACCCCATTAAGTACTCGCTCCTGTTTGAGCGCTTCCTGAATCCTGAGCGGGTGTCCATGCCCGATATTGATATTGACTTTGACGACGTGAACCGCCAGCGCGTGATTGACTACGTGGTAGACAAGTACGGCAAAACGCAGGTGGCCCAGATCATCACCTTTGGTACCATGGCTGCTAAATCGTCTATCAAAGACGTGGCGCGCGCCCTGGATTTACCTCTTGCTGAAGCCAATGAACTCGCCAAGATGGTACCGGAGGTGCCCGGCACCACCTTGGCCAAGGCCTTCATAGAATCACCTGAACTCGCTGCTATTAGAGACGGCAATGATTTACGGGCCAAAACCCTGAAACTAGCCGAGAAACTGGAAGGCTCAGTTAGGAACACCGGTATTCACGCGGCGGGGGTAATCATCGCGCCAGATGATATTACCAACTACATTCCGGTTTCCACGTCCAAAGACTCTGACTTGTTGGTGACGCAGTTTGATGGGAAAGTGATTGAGAGTGCGGGCATGCTGAAAATGGACTTTTTGGGTCTGAAAACCCTGTCCATTTTGAAAGACGCCATGGCCCTCATAAAGCGGAACCACGGCGTGGAGATTGACATTGACAATATTCCGCTGGACGATGAAAAAACCTACGCCTTGTACCAGCGCGGCGATACCATTGGGACGTTCCAGTTTGAGTCTGAGGGCATGCGGATGTACCTCAAGGACCTGAAGCCGACCAACATTGAAGACTTGATTGCCATGAACGCCTTGTACCGTCCGGGCCCGATGCAGTTCATCCCGAACTTCATTAACCGGAAACACGGCAAGGAAGAAGTGGAATACCCTCATGAGCTGCTAGAGCCGCTTTTGAAAAACACCTACGGCATCATGGTGTACCAGGAGCAGATTATGCAGACGGCGCAGGTACTAGCGGGCTACTCCCTGGGTGGCGCCGACTTGTTGCGCCGCGCAATGGGTAAGAAGGACATGAAGAAAATGGCTTTGGAACGCGAGAAATTCGTGGCCGGAGCCAAGGAGATTCATGGCATTCCGGCCAAGCATGCCTCTGAGGTATTTGACGTGATGGAGAAGTTTGCGCAGTACGGTTTTAACCGCTCGCACTCCGCCGCTTACTCCGTAGTAGCCTACCAGACCGGTTACCTCAAGGCCCATTACCCGGCTGAATACATGGCCGCCGTGCTCACCCACAACATGAACGACATCAAGAAGGTGACGTTCTTTATTGAGGAGGCACGTAAGCAGCAGATTCAGGTATTGGGACCAGACGTGAACGAATCCATCCACCAGTTCAACGTGAACCAGCAAGGTCAAATACGTTTCGGGATGGGTGCGGTGAAAGGAACCGGTGAAGCCGCCGTGGAAGCTATCATTGAGGAACGTGAGAAGAGCGGCAACTACTCTGATATATTTGATTTCGCGAAGCGCGTGAACCTGCGGGCCGTGAACAAGAAAACCTTTGAAAGTTTGGCCCAAGCCGGTGCTTTTGACTCGTTTGAACGCTATCACCGTGCCCAGTACCTGGAAACCCCGGAAGGTGAAAGCATCAACCTGATTGAAAAGGCCGTGCGCTTCGGGAACCAATTCCAGGCCGAGAAAAACGCTGCCCAGCAATCCTTGTTCGGCGGTGGTGGAGCCATTGACATGCCGTTACCAAAAGTACCAGACGTGCAGCCCTGGACGCTGACCGAGATGCTGCGCCGCGAGAAAGAAGTAATCGGGTTCTACCTCTCCGGTCACCCGCTGGATCAGTTTAAATTAGAGATTGACTCGTACTGTACCTGTAGCTTAGATAGAATTGCTGAGTTCAAGAACCGTGACGTGAACGTGGCGGGTATCATCAGCAATGTGGTCATGCGTACCGGTAAAAACGGGAACCCATTCCTGCTCTTTTCGCTGGAAGACTATGATAACACCATGGGCTTGGCGCTGTTTGGGGAAGACTTCGTGAAGTTCTCGCCTTACGTGAAGGAAGGCATGTACCTATTTATCAGGGCTAAAGTGACCTTACGCTACAAGTCTGAGGACCAGTGGGAGTTGAAGCCTATCTCTATGCAGTTACTGAGTGACGTGGCTGAGAAGATGGCTAAAGGCGTACGCATGGACATTGACATCAGAAACATAAACGCCCTATTGATTGATCGGTTGGAAGAAGCCGCCGTTAACAGTCCAGGACAGAAGAAATTGGAACTGGTCTTAACAGAGCCGGGCGAACGATTATCAGTGGAACTGTTCTCCCGCCGCTATCGCATTGACCCGAAGGCATTTTTGCAGAATGTGAAAGACTTGGAAGTAGCTACTTGTCAGTTGATATAGCTAACCTACTAAACTTGCACCATAAGTAAAAAAGGAGTCCCTGCTAGTTAGAAATAGCAGGGACTCCTTTTTTATTTAATACCATCATAGAACAAACCTGCTTAATAAGTAGAATTAAATCTTATATGATAAGAGTGATTTAAATTAGAATTGCTTATTTGTAATAATAAATTATTCGCAACTATCTGGCAAAAAGTGAATCTATCTATTACGAATTACAAAAGGCGCTTCGGCTTACTTGACGATTGACCCGGCTCATTCAACGAAAATAGTTACACCTTATAACTTAATAACTGTTATTTACGTGTTACATTGAATATAAAGCAAAACACTATGAAAAAAGCTTGGTACTCATCCCTAATAATTCTAGTATTATTTAGCTTCTTCATGTCATGTACTTTACAAGACGGGCTTCATACTAAAGGGGTAGATGAGTCTCCAATATCATACAAAACAGAGAACGTCATTATCGTCGTGATAGATGGACCTCGCTTTTCAGAAACATTGGGAGATAGCACAGGTACATATTCTCCTTTTTTAACAAAAGATTTCCTTAAAGATGGTGGCCTTGCGCTAACAAACTTTTACAATGATGGATTTACCTATACTAACTCTGGACACGCTGCTATATTAACAGGGTTTAGACAAGAAATTAGAAATGATGGAACAGAGCTTCCACAAAGACCATCCATCTTTCAAGCATGGCTCAAACATACTGGTAAACAAAACAAAAGTGCTTGGCTAGTAACTAGTAAAGGAAAATTAGACATTTTAGCTAATACCCAAGACTCAACCTGGCATAACAAATACTTACCATCAACAAGTTGTGGCATAGATTCAGGCAAAAGAAACAGAGGTGATTTACTTACGTTTGATGAAGCTTTAAGTATTTTAAAAACAGACCGGCCTAATCTTATGCTCATTAATTTAAAAGATCCTGATGTTGCAGGACATCAAAAAAAATGGGGAAATTATCTCAAAGGCATTCAACAATCAGACTCATTAGTTAGTGTATTATGGAGTTTTTTGAAGAATGATCAAAACTACAATGGTAAGACAACTTTGTTAGTAACGAATGATCATGGAAGGCACACTGACGGAATCTCTGATGGCTTTATAAATCATGGAGATGGTTGCGAAGGCTGCAGACATATTACTTTGTTTGCAGCTGGCCCAGATTTCAAAAAGAACATTAAAATCAATACACTTTACAGACAAAGAGATATAGCTGCTACAGTAGCTGAATTATTAAACTTTAAGCTTGCAACTGAAGGTACTGTTATGCAGGACCTATTCAAGTAGAGTTTATATAGCAGATCCATACATAATCTTTATAATCAGGTAGTTTACTATAAAAAAAACATATTCTATTTTCTTATCTAAATTTGGGAAAACCATCTACCTAATCTTTTTAACCTTCATATAATCCACTAATTTTTACTTAACCATCTATGAACTGTCAATAATGACAGTTCATAGATGGTTAAGTACCTCTTTCCTCGACCTCTATCAACAGCAAAATACACTAAACTACAAACCATCAATCATCTACTATAATCTATTAGAATAATTATACTTCTAAAAATTATTATTTTTTTCAACGCAACCTTCATCAATATTCCAAATAATATAATAATATTATAGCTTCATAACCATTAAGGAGGGATTATAGATAATTTTATAACTTTTCTTATAATACCATTTAAAAAATCAATAAATGAGGTTAGGTATAGCATAAGCATCAAATTCTTATAAATAATAAGAAAAGCCTTTTTATCTATATCTAGCCATGTAAGCTATCTCAGAAATTATTACCATAATTAATTTAAGCTGTGTATCAAAAAAAAATATCCTTACTTATTTTATTCGTTGTTTCTATTCTTTCATTTTATGAAAGCTTTGCTGGTGAAGCAACAACGATTCCTGCAAAGTTTTATACTATTGATCAAACAAATAAGTTGATTTTAATCAATCAAGATATAAATACAATTAACATACAAGACGAAGGGGAAAAACAGGACATTATACTTGACAAAGTATATTCTTTAGTTCAAAGTGTTCCCGAATTTGAAGTTGGAAAATCCTATGATATTATCTTAAATCAGGAAACGTATAAACTTTTCTTTACAGAATTGCCAATCGTAAAAATTTCAACAAAATATGAGATTTGGGATGCTCCTGCAGTACATGCTCTGTTCCAAATAGTAGAAGCAAATGGCAATATAAAAGAAAGCGATATTGGCATTGAAATCCGTGGGGCTTATACTCAAACTCTTCCTAAAAAATCCTATGAAATAAAAATTTGGTCAGACGGGACCGGAGAAGAGAGCCAAGATGTTAAGTTCTTAAACATGAGAAAAGACAACAGATGGAATTTGCAAGCGATGCACAATGAAGAACTTAGAATCAGAAGCACTACATCAAACTACTTGTGGAGGGAGATTTATAAACCATACTACTTAGACAAAGAACCAGAAGCCATCAACGGCATTAGGTCTGAGTATGTTGAATTATTTATAAACAATGAATATAGAGGAGTTTATGCTTTGTCCGAAAAAGTGGACAGAAAACAACTAAAACTTAAAAAATACAAAGATGAAATAAAGGGTGAACTTTATAAAGGTATATCGTGGGGGGAAGTCAATACTTTTAACAAGCTTTATCCATTTGAAAACTCAAAAGATGTATGGGGAGGATTTGAGTACAAACACCCTGAAGAAAAGATTGAATGGAATAATCTGTACAACTTCATTGATTTTGTAATCAATAGCCCAGAAAGTCAATTTCTTGATATTTACAAAGAGAAATTCGACCAAAAGAATGCTATAGATTATTTTATATTCTTAAACCTCCTGTGGGCTGCTGATAACACAGGAAAGAACTTATACATAGCAAAATATGACAAAGGTGAACCATACTTTTTCGTTCCCTGGGATCTAGATGGAGTTTTTGGCAGAATGTGGCATGGCTTGCCAACTGAGGAGACCAATGTTATTTTAACAAATGGGTTTTATGACCGTTTGTTAAACGATTGCTCTAGCAAGGGCTTTGGAGCAAAAGTCAAAGTTCGCTGGGCAAACTTAAGAAAATCAGTTATTACCCATGACCATATAATGAGGATGTTTCAGTTAAACCACGATTTTCTGAAAACAAACGGAGTGTACGATAGAGAATCAATTGCCTGGCCGGAGTTTCAGTACAATCCAAATGAGTTAAGCTATATGTCAACATGGCTGAAGAATCATCTATCATATTTAGACAACTTCTTTTCTAACAATTGCCCCTCTTTGCCATCTTCAAATGAATCACTTTCAGTATCTATCACCCCAAATCCGGCAAATAACTACCTAAAAATAGCTGTAGATGATTACTCCTCACCTTATAGATTAACAACAAAAGATATATATGGAAGAGTTGTTTCTACTACGCTTGTAAACTCTGATACATACATACTTCAAACCACTACTCTCTCTAACGGTATATATTTTCTTAACCTTCAGCAAGGCAAAACTGCCACAACAAAGAAAATAATGGTATCTCATTAGAATCGGTTTATCCCGTTGTGAGTTTAACTATGATAAAAAGACGTTGCAAAGCATGAGGTGGTACGTCTACATCTCTTGCCATTCTGTCATAGGTTCTTCTTTCGTGCTAAGTCCCAACCTTTTCCCCGAGAATTAGTAGATATACTAGTTTTTGACCTTTTAAGCGACAGTTCCCGTTGACGGTTTCCTTTAGGATATTGACAAACCTGCCACAAAAGGGCTAGATTTACTTCTCAAAACAGATTTGGTTCTATTTTTGAACCTAAGGATTTAACAAGTTTGATACTTTTATAAAAAGATAATTATGGCACATAAAGCAATCGAGATCACCGATGCCAACTTCGAGGAGATCATCAATTCAG is part of the Rufibacter tibetensis genome and harbors:
- the dnaE gene encoding DNA polymerase III subunit alpha produces the protein MPDFSHLHTHTQYSLLDGAASISGLMKKASADGMKAVAMTDHGNMFGAFNFVAEANKYNVKPIVGCEFYLVNDRHQKSFSKEQKDVRHHQLLLAKDQEGYQNLAKLCSYSYIDGLYSKWPRIDKELLMKYSKGLIATSCCIGAELPQAILWKGEEEAEKLLQWWLDLFGEDFYIEIQRHGLMNIDGTGKSQEDVNQVLLKWAIKYNVKVICTNDSHYVEQTDWNAHDILLCVNTGEQESVPVGDFQTQYFRLMSGSGEVIYDTLSNIRNTYGHDENVRRMLYRIEEEQQKPRPQDRFGFPNDQFYFKSQAEMNQLFADVPFAIDNTNEIVDKITPPKLQRDILLPNFPLPPEHPTADLFLRHLTFEGAKKRYTDITPEVEERLNYELGIIETMGFAGYFLITQDFINKGRSMGVAVGPGRGSAAGSAVAYCVGITNIDPIKYSLLFERFLNPERVSMPDIDIDFDDVNRQRVIDYVVDKYGKTQVAQIITFGTMAAKSSIKDVARALDLPLAEANELAKMVPEVPGTTLAKAFIESPELAAIRDGNDLRAKTLKLAEKLEGSVRNTGIHAAGVIIAPDDITNYIPVSTSKDSDLLVTQFDGKVIESAGMLKMDFLGLKTLSILKDAMALIKRNHGVEIDIDNIPLDDEKTYALYQRGDTIGTFQFESEGMRMYLKDLKPTNIEDLIAMNALYRPGPMQFIPNFINRKHGKEEVEYPHELLEPLLKNTYGIMVYQEQIMQTAQVLAGYSLGGADLLRRAMGKKDMKKMALEREKFVAGAKEIHGIPAKHASEVFDVMEKFAQYGFNRSHSAAYSVVAYQTGYLKAHYPAEYMAAVLTHNMNDIKKVTFFIEEARKQQIQVLGPDVNESIHQFNVNQQGQIRFGMGAVKGTGEAAVEAIIEEREKSGNYSDIFDFAKRVNLRAVNKKTFESLAQAGAFDSFERYHRAQYLETPEGESINLIEKAVRFGNQFQAEKNAAQQSLFGGGGAIDMPLPKVPDVQPWTLTEMLRREKEVIGFYLSGHPLDQFKLEIDSYCTCSLDRIAEFKNRDVNVAGIISNVVMRTGKNGNPFLLFSLEDYDNTMGLALFGEDFVKFSPYVKEGMYLFIRAKVTLRYKSEDQWELKPISMQLLSDVAEKMAKGVRMDIDIRNINALLIDRLEEAAVNSPGQKKLELVLTEPGERLSVELFSRRYRIDPKAFLQNVKDLEVATCQLI
- a CDS encoding CotH kinase family protein — translated: MYQKKISLLILFVVSILSFYESFAGEATTIPAKFYTIDQTNKLILINQDINTINIQDEGEKQDIILDKVYSLVQSVPEFEVGKSYDIILNQETYKLFFTELPIVKISTKYEIWDAPAVHALFQIVEANGNIKESDIGIEIRGAYTQTLPKKSYEIKIWSDGTGEESQDVKFLNMRKDNRWNLQAMHNEELRIRSTTSNYLWREIYKPYYLDKEPEAINGIRSEYVELFINNEYRGVYALSEKVDRKQLKLKKYKDEIKGELYKGISWGEVNTFNKLYPFENSKDVWGGFEYKHPEEKIEWNNLYNFIDFVINSPESQFLDIYKEKFDQKNAIDYFIFLNLLWAADNTGKNLYIAKYDKGEPYFFVPWDLDGVFGRMWHGLPTEETNVILTNGFYDRLLNDCSSKGFGAKVKVRWANLRKSVITHDHIMRMFQLNHDFLKTNGVYDRESIAWPEFQYNPNELSYMSTWLKNHLSYLDNFFSNNCPSLPSSNESLSVSITPNPANNYLKIAVDDYSSPYRLTTKDIYGRVVSTTLVNSDTYILQTTTLSNGIYFLNLQQGKTATTKKIMVSH
- a CDS encoding sulfatase-like hydrolase/transferase, which produces MKKAWYSSLIILVLFSFFMSCTLQDGLHTKGVDESPISYKTENVIIVVIDGPRFSETLGDSTGTYSPFLTKDFLKDGGLALTNFYNDGFTYTNSGHAAILTGFRQEIRNDGTELPQRPSIFQAWLKHTGKQNKSAWLVTSKGKLDILANTQDSTWHNKYLPSTSCGIDSGKRNRGDLLTFDEALSILKTDRPNLMLINLKDPDVAGHQKKWGNYLKGIQQSDSLVSVLWSFLKNDQNYNGKTTLLVTNDHGRHTDGISDGFINHGDGCEGCRHITLFAAGPDFKKNIKINTLYRQRDIAATVAELLNFKLATEGTVMQDLFK